The sequence below is a genomic window from Dyadobacter chenwenxiniae.
ACTTCGTATTCACCGGGAAGGTCTGTTTTGAATGTTGGCTTGCTCACCGTTGCCGAGCTTAGGGCGGCTGTGCTTCGTGCTGGTCTTTTGGTAAATGTCCAGCGGTAATCGAATGGTTTGTTTTCACTGTCGGTTGAGGCACTTCCATCGAGCGTTACAATGTCACCGGCGTTCACATTCTGATCCGCACCGGCGCGGGCAGTGAGCGTGTTTCCGGGTTTAACATCTTCATCTTCCTTGCAGCTTGTCACGAAAAGGGCAAGTGAAAAGAGGGCAAGCAGAATTCTTTTACTTTTTAACATGGCTATTTTGATTTACTGGACACTGATTTTCGCCATCGGCTAAATGGCGGTGCAATGGTAACCCGAAATAGCGAGGTGGGAAATTACTGTCGATTAACAGCAGGTTTTATCGACAAAAGGCGTCAGTAGACGCTAATTTTGACCGTTTACTAAAAAGTCAGTTTGAATCGTCGCTGGCAATCGTTGCGGAAGTTGCGACCGATAGGAAGTTCTTTTCCTGCAATTTCAATTTTATGAGCATGGTAACTTTCCACTTTATCCACCGAAACAATGAACGACCGGTGCACGCGAATGAAGCTGTCTTCCGGAAGCAGTTCTTCCAGCAAACTTATTTTTTGTTTAGTAATCAGCACCTTGTCTTTCAAAACAACCTTAATGTAATCGCGCAAGCTCTCTACCCAAAGAATGTCATTCACATTGACCTTCACCATCTTCCTATCCACTTTTAGATATAAAAAGACTTCCTGATTGCTCACGGCAGCTCTTTGTGCAACCGAAACGGATTGGTTGGTAACATTCAAACCGGTAAAAACTTTGTCCATGGCCCGCAAAAAGCGCTCGAAAGGAATGGGTTTCAACAAATAATCCACTGCATTCAGATCAAACCCCTCGACGGCATAATCCTGGTACGCAGTTGTAAAAACGACCTTGGGCGGCGTTTTGAGGCTTCTTAACAGCTCTGTTCCGGTAAGCCCGGGCATCTTGACATCCAGGAACATCAGATCTACTTTTTGTTGCTGTAAAACCTGGAAAGCCTGAATCGCGTCCTGGCAGCGGGCAACGATCTCTATTTCACTGAAATTGCGGAGATAGTTGTCCAGCACTTCAATGGCATGGGGTTCGTCGTCTACCAAAATCGCTTTTATTTTCATCGTCAGGCAATTTCAATTTTTTTATCCAATTCCAATTCCAGGATCACCGCGAAAACTTCATCCTCTTCCAGAATTTTGAGCTGATGCGCAGACGGATACAAAATCTCCAGTCGCTTTCTAACATTCGCCAGCCCAATGCTCACATGATGATTACGGTTGTCCTTCAAATCGGGGCTGTCTGGTTTGCTGTTTGATATTTTGAATTTAAGCAAATTGTTTTTGACGCGCAGATCAATGTTGATCCAAGCCTGCCCCACCTGCTCACTCGCCCCATGCTTAAAAGCATTTTCCACCAACGGAAGAATCAGTAAAGGTGCGATTTTGTATTCATGGGACAGTCCGTTAATACTGAAATTAATATCCAGGCGCTCTTCATAACGGATTTTTTCAAGCGCGATATAACTCTCCACAATTTTGATATCGCGCTCTAAATTAACCACATCCGTGTTCGCCTCGTAAAGCATATAGCGCAAAATTTCGGACAGTCCCATGACCACCGAAGGCGATTGCGGCGATTGGTTTAATGTTAGTGCGTAAAGATTATTGAGTGTATTGAAA
It includes:
- a CDS encoding LytR/AlgR family response regulator transcription factor, which encodes MKIKAILVDDEPHAIEVLDNYLRNFSEIEIVARCQDAIQAFQVLQQQKVDLMFLDVKMPGLTGTELLRSLKTPPKVVFTTAYQDYAVEGFDLNAVDYLLKPIPFERFLRAMDKVFTGLNVTNQSVSVAQRAAVSNQEVFLYLKVDRKMVKVNVNDILWVESLRDYIKVVLKDKVLITKQKISLLEELLPEDSFIRVHRSFIVSVDKVESYHAHKIEIAGKELPIGRNFRNDCQRRFKLTF
- a CDS encoding sensor histidine kinase is translated as MRSNVHLTHPVRLRISQHATFWIVVLVILTVIYGAGMPDYWIAVRVVALFMPIHIAYFYSIGYVIIPKFFNRKKRIEFFVLLIAAVLFSTLAFRIMEILIADPIIYSAIKKKDPTFVWKKLEGSFWQQLTKPVYLISAFEQTNIFVWVALSVKFFKMWFERRQAAIEAELNFLKGQLHPHFLFNTLNNLYALTLNQSPQSPSVVMGLSEILRYMLYEANTDVVNLERDIKIVESYIALEKIRYEERLDINFSINGLSHEYKIAPLLILPLVENAFKHGASEQVGQAWINIDLRVKNNLLKFKISNSKPDSPDLKDNRNHHVSIGLANVRKRLEILYPSAHQLKILEEDEVFAVILELELDKKIEIA